A genome region from Bombilactobacillus bombi includes the following:
- the treC gene encoding alpha,alpha-phosphotrehalase, with amino-acid sequence MNFKNKVIYQIYPKSFYDSDGDGIGDLKGIIAKIPYLQRLNIDMIWFNPFFVSPQNDNGYDIADYYAIDPLFGTMADFDELVQQLAKNNIGVMLDMVLNHCSTQHEWFQKALAGDDKYQKFFYLRDPKPDGSLPNNWTSKFGGPAWSPFGTTGKYYLHLYDPSQADLNWHNPQVRSELFKVVNFWRNKGVKGFRFDVINVTGKDEDLRDAPEGMDSKMMYTDTPIVQDYLQELNQATFGQDKDIITVGEMSSTDIQNSVLYTRPDRHELTMVFTFHHLKVDYQNGEKWTRVPFDFKQLKQSLNEWQVGMNNGGGWNALFWNNHDQPWALNRFGDPQHYRVKSAEMLATSMHLLRGTPYIYQGEEIGMINPDYQSIDDYVDIETKNAYQKMLDNGKTAKQALTIIQAKSRDNSRTPMHWNSSTNSGFTTGKPWLRPTNQKQINVADELDHGEIFNYYQKLIKLRKAYAIIAQGDYEPLDLTHPQVFGYLRKYQKQILIVLNNYYGQTTKFLLPQKYQELSTQVLINNYHQVISKVPKYVELQPYEAIALLINK; translated from the coding sequence ATGAATTTTAAAAATAAGGTTATTTATCAAATTTATCCAAAGTCGTTTTATGATAGCGATGGTGATGGTATTGGTGATTTAAAAGGAATAATAGCTAAAATTCCATATTTACAGCGATTGAATATTGATATGATTTGGTTCAATCCCTTTTTTGTTTCTCCACAAAATGATAATGGTTATGATATTGCTGATTATTATGCAATTGATCCCTTATTCGGTACCATGGCTGATTTTGATGAATTGGTTCAACAATTGGCTAAAAATAATATTGGTGTGATGTTGGATATGGTCTTGAATCATTGTTCCACCCAACACGAATGGTTTCAAAAGGCACTCGCAGGCGATGATAAATACCAAAAATTTTTTTATTTGCGCGATCCTAAACCTGATGGTAGTTTACCCAATAATTGGACTTCTAAATTTGGCGGTCCTGCTTGGTCTCCATTTGGGACTACTGGTAAATATTATTTACATCTATATGATCCATCTCAAGCAGATTTAAATTGGCATAATCCACAAGTCAGAAGTGAGTTATTTAAGGTTGTTAATTTTTGGCGTAATAAGGGCGTCAAAGGTTTTCGGTTTGATGTAATTAATGTGACCGGCAAAGATGAAGATTTGCGTGATGCACCTGAGGGTATGGATAGCAAGATGATGTATACTGATACTCCGATTGTTCAAGATTATTTGCAAGAGTTAAATCAGGCTACTTTTGGTCAAGACAAAGATATTATTACTGTAGGGGAAATGTCTTCTACGGATATTCAAAACTCAGTCTTATATACTCGGCCAGATCGCCATGAGTTAACCATGGTATTTACTTTTCATCATTTAAAAGTTGATTACCAAAATGGAGAAAAGTGGACACGCGTTCCTTTTGACTTTAAGCAGTTAAAACAATCATTAAACGAATGGCAAGTAGGAATGAATAATGGTGGTGGTTGGAATGCCTTGTTTTGGAATAATCATGATCAACCTTGGGCTTTAAATCGCTTTGGAGACCCTCAACATTATCGCGTTAAATCGGCAGAAATGTTAGCAACTAGCATGCATTTATTGCGAGGCACCCCTTATATTTATCAAGGCGAAGAAATTGGGATGATAAATCCCGATTACCAAAGTATTGATGACTATGTTGATATTGAAACAAAGAATGCTTATCAAAAAATGCTCGATAATGGCAAAACAGCAAAACAAGCTCTGACAATTATTCAAGCCAAGTCTAGAGATAATAGCCGTACACCCATGCACTGGAATAGCAGTACTAATTCAGGATTTACCACAGGGAAGCCGTGGCTGCGACCAACTAATCAAAAACAAATTAATGTTGCTGATGAGTTAGATCATGGTGAAATTTTTAATTACTACCAAAAATTAATTAAATTACGTAAAGCTTATGCTATCATTGCGCAGGGAGATTATGAACCACTAGATTTAACCCATCCGCAAGTCTTTGGCTATTTACGCAAATATCAAAAACAAATTTTAATAGTTTTAAATAATTATTACGGACAAACGACCAAATTTTTATTGCCGCAAAAATATCAAGAGCTATCAACGCAAGTGCTAATTAATAATTATCATCAAGTTATCTCGAAAGTTCCTAAATATGTTGAGTTACAGCCTTATGAAGCGATTGCGCTATTGATTAACAAATAA
- a CDS encoding amino acid permease, which yields MAEKDTVQRNLKTRHVTMIALGGCIGTGLFMTSGSTISKAGPGGGLVAYIAMGIMVYFLMTSLGELATNLPVSGSFATYNAKYVDPALGFAMGWNYWFNWAITVAVDISTAALLIQYWLPKSPGWIWSLLVLVVIFLINALTVSTFGETEYWLSIIKVITVIVFLIIGFAMIFGIMTGPAVGLKNFTYKKAPFVGGLPAIINVFLIAGFSFQGTELIGVTAGESENPEEAVPKAINDVFWRILLFYILSIFVIAALIPYTSPNLLSAADGNIAVSPFTLVFKRAGLAFAASLMNTVVLTSVLSSANSGAYASTRMLYALAKDNYAPKIFAKTTKSGIPFYALLATIIVSLLTFTTSIFGQKIYMWLVAASGLTGFIAWVGIALSHYRFRRAFIKQGHDLSELKYHAKLFPLGPIIALILCIIVIGGQNIDAFINWDWQQIGVTYISVPLVLILYFGYKFKHHTKIIPLEDIDLSSEK from the coding sequence GTGGCTGAAAAAGATACTGTCCAACGGAATTTAAAAACGCGTCACGTAACAATGATTGCTTTGGGGGGATGTATTGGAACTGGATTATTCATGACTTCTGGTTCTACCATCTCTAAAGCCGGACCTGGTGGAGGTCTGGTAGCTTATATTGCTATGGGAATCATGGTTTACTTCTTAATGACTAGTTTAGGCGAACTAGCAACTAATTTGCCTGTTTCTGGTTCATTTGCTACTTACAATGCTAAATATGTAGACCCCGCTTTAGGATTTGCGATGGGCTGGAATTATTGGTTTAATTGGGCCATTACAGTGGCTGTTGATATTTCTACGGCTGCTTTGCTAATTCAATACTGGCTGCCTAAATCGCCCGGTTGGATTTGGAGTTTATTAGTTTTAGTTGTTATTTTTTTGATTAATGCCTTAACAGTTTCTACTTTTGGAGAGACTGAGTACTGGTTATCCATTATTAAAGTAATTACAGTTATTGTGTTTTTGATTATTGGTTTTGCTATGATTTTTGGTATTATGACTGGTCCAGCAGTGGGGTTGAAAAACTTCACCTATAAAAAGGCCCCTTTTGTGGGTGGCTTACCAGCTATTATTAACGTCTTTTTAATTGCTGGATTTTCTTTTCAGGGAACAGAATTAATCGGTGTAACTGCTGGTGAATCTGAAAATCCTGAAGAAGCCGTACCAAAGGCTATCAATGATGTTTTCTGGCGGATTTTATTATTTTATATTTTATCTATTTTTGTTATTGCTGCTTTAATACCTTATACCAGTCCTAATTTGTTAAGTGCTGCTGATGGTAATATCGCTGTTTCACCATTTACCTTGGTCTTTAAACGTGCTGGTTTAGCTTTTGCTGCTAGTCTAATGAATACAGTTGTTTTAACATCAGTTTTATCTTCCGCTAATTCTGGTGCTTATGCTTCTACCAGAATGTTATATGCACTAGCTAAGGATAACTACGCTCCCAAGATTTTCGCAAAAACTACTAAAAGTGGGATTCCCTTTTATGCACTGCTTGCTACAATTATTGTTTCCTTATTAACCTTTACGACTAGTATTTTTGGTCAAAAAATTTATATGTGGTTGGTTGCTGCTTCTGGATTAACTGGATTTATTGCTTGGGTAGGTATTGCTTTGAGCCATTACCGCTTTCGGAGAGCTTTTATTAAGCAAGGACATGATTTAAGCGAACTCAAATATCATGCCAAATTATTCCCATTGGGACCGATTATTGCATTAATTTTATGTATTATCGTTATTGGTGGCCAAAATATTGATGCCTTTATTAATTGGGATTGGCAACAAATTGGTGTTACTTATATTAGTGTACCGCTAGTTTTAATCTTGTATTTTGGTTACAAATTCAAACACCATACTAAGATTATTCCTCTAGAAGATATTGATCTTTCTAGTGAAAAATAA
- a CDS encoding ECF transporter S component → MRKHKAYKLAIRAILIAIILVQSMTPFLGFIPLGLVNVTIIHLTVIVAAIVLGPGDGALVGLIWGLGTMIRAYSAPTSPLDTMIFTNPIIAVLPRILVGYLAGIIYRSTKNKIKSQTVRMALAAAIGSLTNTITVLGLMRLMFAGAMASAYKVTSGALNGVIMTVVATNGIPELIAAIIIVPMICLAVLRANKFLDN, encoded by the coding sequence ATGAGAAAACATAAAGCATATAAACTAGCAATTCGGGCTATTTTAATAGCGATTATTTTGGTTCAATCAATGACTCCCTTTCTGGGTTTTATTCCTTTAGGATTAGTCAATGTAACGATTATTCATTTAACCGTAATTGTAGCGGCAATTGTTTTAGGACCTGGAGATGGCGCATTAGTGGGCTTGATTTGGGGATTAGGGACGATGATTCGCGCTTATAGCGCGCCAACGAGTCCTTTGGATACAATGATCTTCACTAATCCAATCATTGCAGTATTACCACGGATTTTGGTGGGCTATTTAGCGGGGATTATTTATCGCAGCACTAAAAACAAAATCAAATCGCAAACAGTACGCATGGCTTTAGCGGCAGCGATTGGTTCTTTAACCAATACAATCACCGTTTTAGGCTTGATGCGCTTAATGTTTGCCGGTGCCATGGCGAGTGCTTATAAAGTGACTTCAGGAGCTTTAAATGGAGTCATTATGACCGTAGTGGCTACTAATGGCATTCCAGAATTAATTGCAGCTATAATTATTGTGCCCATGATTTGTTTGGCAGTGTTACGTGCAAATAAGTTTTTAGATAATTAA
- a CDS encoding MFS transporter — translation MADKIASYQNDAQVQKHRWLILTAVGLFTFMSTLDGSIVNIALPVISRDLHIPMNQAEWVVSLYLIIICALLLFFGKLSDNLGKIKVFRFGTVLFILGSLLAGFRISLFFLLFARTIQALGAAMTMATNNGIITEIFPSTQRGQALGLIGSFVALGSIAGPGIGGLLLAKFSWSYIFWINVPIGLIAIVVGYFVFPKDITLAHAPLDKMGAGSFAVTMISLFGGVFVGQQVGFKQIGVLVLFIVALIAVITFVRTELSYDNPLLSFSLFKNPNFSLSLLCALLIFITNFFFNVVTPFYLENARQLTPSQTGYILMIFPIIQVIAAPLAGSASDKIGPKLITFIGLIFILLSQIGYVLCGLHTSMGLFIVSVAFMGLGNGIFSSPNNSLVMSSVATKDLGIAGSINSLSRNLGMVIGISSATTILFAAMSHNYGHHVTTYLPQHPEVFIYGMHVVFFISAVICLIATVLTGWRLLAKEN, via the coding sequence ATGGCCGATAAAATTGCCAGCTATCAAAATGATGCTCAAGTGCAAAAACACCGGTGGTTAATTCTCACTGCTGTAGGTTTATTTACTTTTATGTCAACACTCGATGGTAGTATTGTCAATATTGCTTTGCCAGTGATTAGTCGGGATTTACATATTCCGATGAATCAAGCGGAGTGGGTAGTTTCCTTATATCTAATTATTATTTGTGCTTTACTTTTATTTTTTGGCAAGTTAAGCGACAATCTAGGTAAGATTAAAGTTTTTCGTTTTGGTACTGTCCTTTTTATTTTGGGTTCATTACTTGCAGGCTTTCGAATTAGTTTGTTCTTTTTATTATTTGCGCGGACGATTCAAGCTTTAGGTGCCGCAATGACTATGGCCACTAATAATGGTATTATTACGGAAATTTTCCCTAGTACCCAACGTGGTCAAGCTTTAGGATTGATTGGCTCTTTTGTCGCCTTGGGCTCGATTGCAGGACCCGGTATTGGTGGTTTGTTGTTAGCAAAATTCAGCTGGAGTTATATTTTTTGGATTAATGTCCCGATTGGTTTAATTGCAATTGTGGTCGGCTATTTTGTCTTTCCCAAAGATATTACCTTAGCTCATGCACCTCTTGACAAAATGGGGGCTGGCAGTTTTGCTGTTACGATGATTTCCTTATTTGGCGGTGTCTTTGTGGGCCAGCAAGTAGGCTTTAAACAAATAGGCGTGTTGGTATTATTCATCGTCGCTCTTATTGCTGTCATTACCTTTGTGCGAACCGAATTAAGTTATGACAATCCATTACTATCGTTTTCTCTCTTTAAAAATCCCAATTTCTCATTAAGTCTATTATGTGCACTTTTAATTTTTATCACTAATTTCTTTTTCAATGTAGTTACCCCTTTCTATCTGGAAAATGCCCGCCAGTTAACTCCTAGCCAAACTGGCTATATCCTTATGATTTTCCCAATTATTCAGGTAATTGCTGCTCCTTTAGCCGGTAGTGCCTCGGATAAAATTGGACCTAAGTTAATTACTTTTATAGGTTTAATTTTCATTTTGTTAAGTCAAATCGGATATGTCCTATGTGGCCTGCACACTTCAATGGGACTCTTTATAGTTAGTGTAGCTTTCATGGGTCTAGGCAACGGAATCTTTAGCTCTCCTAATAATTCTTTGGTTATGAGTTCAGTTGCTACCAAAGATTTAGGTATTGCTGGCAGTATTAATTCACTATCACGGAATTTGGGTATGGTAATTGGTATTTCTAGTGCTACCACGATTTTATTTGCGGCCATGAGTCATAATTATGGTCATCATGTCACCACTTACTTGCCTCAGCATCCAGAAGTCTTTATTTATGGTATGCATGTTGTCTTCTTTATTTCCGCTGTTATTTGTTTAATCGCTACCGTCTTAACTGGTTGGCGTTTATTAGCTAAAGAAAACTAA
- a CDS encoding UDP-glucose--hexose-1-phosphate uridylyltransferase: MSENLVTLFADKIITQQKTFYPLDRNYLINKVYALVGDFVIDYPTTKNLEMLDIVQLLVDNAVANQQIAADSNSREILACQLTDLYTPAPSQINQHFWNQYQLSPQAATDYFYQICEQNNYIKTKDNAKNISYQTSTAYGDLEITINLAKPEKDPKAIAAARLQKNNGYPADKLSMENEGYLGRADFPARTNHRIIRLTLGGETWGFQYSPYAYFNEHCIFLSNQQRPMHIDSETFTNLFEIVRLFPHYFVGSNADLPIVGGSVLSHDHYQGGRHLFPMMKAPLKTSFQLKNHPQITAGIVNWPMSVIRLAGNNPTDLIQASQEILTAWQHYSDESVNVRAIVADKQHHTITPIVYRQNQQWIIDLVLRDNQTSQQYPDGIFHPHQDVQHIKKENIGLIEVMGRAILPGRLQQELQEVKHYLLQEPNHIADYHLTWAQSLQKSHTINDSNVEQIIKDSVGQIFARVLEDAGVFKNNPVGEEAFQRFLQVLN, encoded by the coding sequence ATGTCAGAAAATTTAGTTACTTTATTTGCCGATAAAATTATTACGCAACAAAAAACCTTTTACCCACTTGATCGTAATTATCTGATTAATAAAGTTTATGCTTTAGTTGGCGATTTCGTTATTGATTATCCAACAACGAAAAATCTTGAAATGTTAGATATTGTTCAACTATTAGTTGATAATGCAGTTGCTAACCAACAAATTGCTGCTGATTCCAATAGTCGCGAAATTTTGGCTTGCCAGCTAACAGATCTTTATACTCCCGCCCCAAGTCAAATTAATCAACACTTTTGGAATCAATATCAATTAAGTCCTCAAGCAGCAACTGATTATTTTTATCAGATTTGTGAGCAAAACAACTACATCAAAACTAAAGATAATGCTAAAAATATCAGTTATCAAACTTCAACTGCTTATGGTGATTTAGAAATCACTATTAACTTGGCCAAACCAGAAAAAGATCCTAAAGCCATTGCAGCAGCACGTTTACAAAAAAATAATGGTTATCCTGCTGATAAACTGAGCATGGAAAATGAAGGTTATTTGGGACGGGCAGATTTTCCAGCTCGTACTAATCATCGAATTATTCGTCTGACTTTGGGAGGCGAGACTTGGGGTTTTCAATATTCTCCTTATGCTTATTTTAATGAGCATTGTATTTTTCTTTCAAATCAGCAGCGCCCCATGCACATTGACAGCGAAACTTTTACTAATTTGTTTGAAATTGTTCGCCTTTTTCCCCATTATTTTGTTGGCAGTAATGCTGATTTACCTATTGTTGGTGGCTCAGTATTAAGCCACGATCATTATCAAGGCGGTCGTCATCTTTTTCCAATGATGAAAGCTCCTTTAAAAACAAGCTTCCAGTTAAAAAATCACCCCCAAATTACAGCTGGTATCGTAAATTGGCCGATGTCGGTTATTAGATTAGCAGGTAATAATCCGACTGATTTGATTCAAGCTAGCCAAGAAATTTTGACTGCTTGGCAACATTATAGTGACGAATCAGTCAACGTTAGAGCAATTGTTGCTGACAAACAGCATCATACAATTACCCCGATTGTTTATCGCCAAAATCAACAATGGATAATTGATTTAGTCTTGCGCGACAATCAAACCTCTCAGCAGTATCCTGATGGCATTTTTCATCCTCATCAAGATGTTCAACACATCAAAAAAGAAAATATCGGCCTCATTGAAGTTATGGGTCGGGCAATTTTACCAGGTAGATTGCAACAAGAACTACAGGAAGTTAAACATTACTTATTACAAGAACCTAATCATATTGCCGATTATCATTTAACTTGGGCTCAAAGTTTGCAAAAGAGCCACACAATTAATGATTCTAACGTTGAGCAAATTATTAAAGATTCTGTTGGCCAAATTTTTGCACGGGTTCTTGAAGATGCTGGCGTCTTTAAAAATAATCCAGTAGGAGAAGAGGCCTTTCAACGCTTTCTGCAAGTATTAAATTAA